Proteins from a single region of Gossypium arboreum isolate Shixiya-1 chromosome 1, ASM2569848v2, whole genome shotgun sequence:
- the LOC108480259 gene encoding B3 domain-containing protein REM16 isoform X2, whose amino-acid sequence MEDTCKDCRDWEEEIFWTHFQCVHFSQFLHGDFLQRLEIPEKFAKNIKKKLPETVTLKGPSGSIWDVRLTVDDDDTLFFNGGWKTFVKDHSLVANDFLIFKYNGVSHFDVLMFDGKSLCEKASSYFVRKCMHTESDATHQTKRKVNENSDEILHNSSQCGLESGPEKSTNNDMDARPSRKPINSAASKKKIRNSDNGTRSIHAKQSLVGKELPTFPGEVKVERLETEYEHTTMDGDGDVFGLWHTTGKRFVTQFEKTNVLLKAQEALTNEGFMIIMKPTHVGRRFYMAVPTAWVAKYLPKDNADVILRMNKRTWKTRFYYHRSRDCGGLSGGWRNFVNDNNLEEHDVCVFQPANIGSKPMILDVNIFHVLQKAVPLSQVDPLPSSPELIASTPDMDS is encoded by the exons ATGGAAGATACATGTAAGGATTGTAGGGACTGGGAAGAGGAAATCTTTTGGACCCATTTTCAGTGTGTACATTTCTCACAATTTCTCCATGGTGATTTTCTTCAGCGGTTG GAAATACCAGAAAAGTTTGCTAAGAACATCAAGAAAAAGCTTCCAGAAACTGTGACTCTTAAAGGTCCTAGTGGTAGCATATGGGATGTAAGACTGACAGTAGATGATGATGATACCTTGTTTTTCAACGGTGGATGGAAAACTTTTGTAAAAGACCATTCATTGGTTGCAAATGATTTTTTGATCTTCAAATACAATGGAGTGTCCCATTTTGATGTTCTAATGTTTGATGGCAAGAGCTTGTGTGAAAAAGCTTCTTCTTATTTCGTGAGGAAGTGTATGCATACAGAATCTGATGCCACTCACCAAACTAAAAGGAAGGTGAATGAAAATAGTGATGAAATTTTGCACAATTCTTCTCAATGTGGCCTCGAAAGCGGTCCTGAAAAATCGACTAACAATGACATGGATGCGAGGCCCTCAAGAAAACCTATCAACTCTGCAGCTAGTAAAAAGAAGATCCGAAATTCAGATAATGGTACTCGGTCTATCCATGCGAAGCAGAGCCTTGTAGGCAAAGAACTTCCTACTTTTCCTGGAGAAGTGAAGGTCGAAAGACTTGAAACTG AGTATGAACATACAACAATGGATGGCGATGGCGATGTCTTTGGCTTGTGGCACACAACGGGTAAAAGGTTCGTGACTCAATTTGAGAAAACGAATGTCCTCTTAAAGGCACAAGAAGCATTAACCAATGAAGGATTTATGATAATTATGAAGCCCACACATGTTGGGAGACGGTTTTATATG GCTGTCCCTACTGCATGGGTGGCTAAATATCTCCCGAAAGATAATGCGGATGTGATTCTTCGAATGAACAAACGTACATGGAAGACCCGATTTTATTATCACAGAAGCCGTGATTGTGGAGGTCTTTCAGGTGGATGGAGGAACTTTGTGAACGACAACAACTTAGAGGAACATGATGTGTGTGTATTTCAGCCTGCAAATATAGGAAGTAAACCAATGATCCTGGATGTCAACATTTTCCATGTTCTCCAAAAAGCAGTTCCACTTAGCCAAGTAGACCCACTCCCAAGCTCACCCGAGCTAATAGCATCGACGCCGGACATGGATTCGTGA
- the LOC108480259 gene encoding B3 domain-containing protein REM16 isoform X1: MEDTCKDCRDWEEEIFWTHFQCVHFSQFLHGDFLQRLEIPEKFAKNIKKKLPETVTLKGPSGSIWDVRLTVDDDDTLFFNGGWKTFVKDHSLVANDFLIFKYNGVSHFDVLMFDGKSLCEKASSYFVRKCMHTESDATHQTKRKVNENSDEILHNSSQCGLESGPEKSTNNDMDARPSRKPINSAASKKKIRNSDNGTRSIHAKQSLVGKELPTFPGEVKVERLETEYEHTTMDGDGDVFGLWHTTGKRFVTQFEKTNVLLKAQEALTNEGFMIIMKPTHVGRRFYMFVQAVPTAWVAKYLPKDNADVILRMNKRTWKTRFYYHRSRDCGGLSGGWRNFVNDNNLEEHDVCVFQPANIGSKPMILDVNIFHVLQKAVPLSQVDPLPSSPELIASTPDMDS; this comes from the exons ATGGAAGATACATGTAAGGATTGTAGGGACTGGGAAGAGGAAATCTTTTGGACCCATTTTCAGTGTGTACATTTCTCACAATTTCTCCATGGTGATTTTCTTCAGCGGTTG GAAATACCAGAAAAGTTTGCTAAGAACATCAAGAAAAAGCTTCCAGAAACTGTGACTCTTAAAGGTCCTAGTGGTAGCATATGGGATGTAAGACTGACAGTAGATGATGATGATACCTTGTTTTTCAACGGTGGATGGAAAACTTTTGTAAAAGACCATTCATTGGTTGCAAATGATTTTTTGATCTTCAAATACAATGGAGTGTCCCATTTTGATGTTCTAATGTTTGATGGCAAGAGCTTGTGTGAAAAAGCTTCTTCTTATTTCGTGAGGAAGTGTATGCATACAGAATCTGATGCCACTCACCAAACTAAAAGGAAGGTGAATGAAAATAGTGATGAAATTTTGCACAATTCTTCTCAATGTGGCCTCGAAAGCGGTCCTGAAAAATCGACTAACAATGACATGGATGCGAGGCCCTCAAGAAAACCTATCAACTCTGCAGCTAGTAAAAAGAAGATCCGAAATTCAGATAATGGTACTCGGTCTATCCATGCGAAGCAGAGCCTTGTAGGCAAAGAACTTCCTACTTTTCCTGGAGAAGTGAAGGTCGAAAGACTTGAAACTG AGTATGAACATACAACAATGGATGGCGATGGCGATGTCTTTGGCTTGTGGCACACAACGGGTAAAAGGTTCGTGACTCAATTTGAGAAAACGAATGTCCTCTTAAAGGCACAAGAAGCATTAACCAATGAAGGATTTATGATAATTATGAAGCCCACACATGTTGGGAGACGGTTTTATATG TTTGTGCAGGCTGTCCCTACTGCATGGGTGGCTAAATATCTCCCGAAAGATAATGCGGATGTGATTCTTCGAATGAACAAACGTACATGGAAGACCCGATTTTATTATCACAGAAGCCGTGATTGTGGAGGTCTTTCAGGTGGATGGAGGAACTTTGTGAACGACAACAACTTAGAGGAACATGATGTGTGTGTATTTCAGCCTGCAAATATAGGAAGTAAACCAATGATCCTGGATGTCAACATTTTCCATGTTCTCCAAAAAGCAGTTCCACTTAGCCAAGTAGACCCACTCCCAAGCTCACCCGAGCTAATAGCATCGACGCCGGACATGGATTCGTGA
- the LOC108481702 gene encoding uncharacterized protein LOC108481702: MSNLTKLEFVALDIIGNNYLSWVLDAEIHLDAKGLGETIKEGNKESTQDKAKAMIFLRHHLHEGLKTKYLTVKDPQILWANLKERYDHQKTVILPKARYEWLNLRLQDFKSVSDYNSPLAEQNNELLMKNHELRPTGSAPFPEANVSLHNGQELKETHYTNSSVRGRGCGRGRGRGRGRGRGDRYGYGRDGRFKNSHSYQKWDRKNGNREEKEKGENVTNVCYRCGGKGHWSRVCRIQKHLVDLYEQSIKQKGEKVETNLVYKDGEGDFDDGNATHLEVANFLSTLEGNY; encoded by the exons ATGTCAAATCTTACAAAACTCGAATTTGTGGCTCTGGACATCATTGGAAATAACTATTTATCATGGGTACTAGATGCTGAAATTCACTTAGATGCAAAGGGTCTTGGTGAGACTATTAAGGAGGGAAATAAAGAAAGTACACAAGATAAGGCCAAGGCCATGATTTTCCTTCGCCATCACCTCCATGAAGGTCTAAAGACCAAATATTTGACTGTTAAGGACCCTCAAATTCTTTGGGCCAATCTAAAGGAAAGATATGACCACCAGAAAACTGTGATTTTGCCTAAAGCTCGTTATGAGTGGCTGAATTTAAGATTGCAAGACTTTAAGTCTGTTAGTGATTATAACTCGCCAT TGGCAGAGCAAAACAATGAGCTGCTAATGAAAAACCATGAATTACGCCCAACTGGCTCTGCTCCATTTCCTGAAGCGAATGTGAGTTTACACAATGGGCAAGAATTAAAAGAAACACACTATACAAATAGTAGTGTGCGTGGCCGTGGTTGTGGCCGAGGGCGTGGCCGTGGCCGAGGGCGTGGCCGCGGAGATAGATATGGATATGGTCGAGATGGTCGTTttaaaaattcacattcctaccaGAAGTGGGATCGGAAAAATGGTAACagggaagagaaagaaaaaggtgaAAATGTGACTAATGTATGCTATCGTTGTGGAGGAAAAGGACATTGGTCTCGTGTGTGTCGCATACAAAAGCATCTAGTTGATCTTTATGAGCAGTCCATAAAACAGAAGGGAGAGAAAGTAGAAACCAATCTTGTGTATAAAGATGGCGAAGGTGATTTTGATGATGGCAATGCAACCCACTTAGAAGTGGCTAATTTTCTTTCTACCCTTGAAGGAAATTATTAA